Proteins co-encoded in one Arachis hypogaea cultivar Tifrunner chromosome 11, arahy.Tifrunner.gnm2.J5K5, whole genome shotgun sequence genomic window:
- the LOC112723202 gene encoding gibberellin 2-beta-dioxygenase 2 yields the protein MVLASPNPITSDRILSTTIELPVVDLKGDRSVVSKLIVKACEDFGFFKVINHGVNQETIATIEEAAFGFFGKPMSQKKMAAPVYGCKNIGFNGDMGEVEYLLLNATSNSSSILHHISNVPSNFRCIVSAYTEEVREVACEILELIAEGLGVPDTSLFSKLIKDSESDSLLRLNHYPPLPIPPIHHCTTDWDNSSNKVVGFGEHSDPQILTILRSNDVPGLQISLQDGLWVPVIPDPSAFFVNVGDVLEVMTNGRFASVRHRAMTNSQKSRMSMAYFGAPPLTARIVAPPVLVTPQTPSLFRPFTWADYKKATYSLRLGDTRIDLFRNRKDF from the exons atgGTGCTGGCTTCCCCAAACCCAATAACGAGCGATAGGATCCTATCCACCACCATTGAGCTTCCGGTGGTGGACCTTAAGGGAGATAGGTCGGTGGTGTCAAAGCTCATCGTTAAAGCATGTGAAGACTTTGGTTTCTTCAAGGTCATCAACCATGGTGTCAATCAAGAAACCATAGCCACAATAGAAGAAGCCGCCTTTGGTTTCTTTGGCAAACCAATGAGCCAGAAGAAAATGGCTGCACCTGTCTATGGTTGCAAGAACATTGGCTTCAATGGTGACATGGGTGAGGTCGAGTACCTTCTTCTCAATGCTACCTCTAACTCctcctccattcttcatcacatTTCCAATGTCCCTTCTAACTTCAG GTGTATAGTGAGTGCATACACAGAAGAAGTGAGGGAGGTAGCATGTGAGATATTGGAGCTAATTGCAGAGGGACTGGGGGTCCCGGACACTTCGCTCTTCAGCAAACTCATCAAAGACTCTGAAAGTGACTCACTTCTCAGACTCAATCACTACCCTCCTCTTCCTATTCCCCCCATTCATCACTGCACCACCGATTGGGACAACTCCTCCAATAAGGTTGTTGGCTTTGGAGAGCATTCTGACCCTCAGATCTTGACCATTCTCAGATCCAACGATGTTCCTGGCCTCCAGATCTCCCTCCAAGATGGTCTCTGGGTCCCAGTCATCCCTGACCCCTCTGCTTTCTTTGTTAATGTGGGTGATGTACTTGAG GTTATGACAAATGGAAGATTTGCAAGTGTGAGACACAGGGCAATGACCAACTCACAGAAATCAAGAATGTCAATGGCATATTTTGGGGCTCCACCACTAACTGCACGTATCGTTGCTCCACCAGTTTTGGTTACACCACAGACCCCCTCTCTCTTCCGACCTTTCACTTGGGCCGACTACAAGAAAGCCACTTACTCTCTCAGGCTTGGAGACACTCGCATTGACCTCTTCAGAAATCGCAAAGACTTTTGA
- the LOC112723200 gene encoding alkaline/neutral invertase A, mitochondrial, giving the protein MTTGSCIGISTMRPCRRILGSYKSSSLFGFSPTKFKDSSSIMGIMTKSCHPKSCHRHRYHTCNSDTQIVGYISVINPNRRDFSVSGPNWGLSRSFSTRFCVNIGSIRPRVVSMIPNVASDFRNQSTSVDSHSNDTSFEKIYIQSGLNAKPLVIQKIGTDQSKLEEVTEETSDGSNINIHSFKDLSDNKVKKELSEIEKEAWKLLHGAVVTYCGNPVGTVAANDPAEKQPLNYDQVFLRDFVPSALAFLLNGEGEIVKNFLLHTLQLQSWEKTVDCYSPGQGLMPASFKVRTVPLDGSNEAFEEILDPDFGESAIGRVAPVDSGLWWIILLRAYGKLTGDYALQERVDVQTGIRLILKLCLTDGFDMFPSLLVTDGSCMIDRRMGIHGHPLEIQALFYSALRCAREILIVNDSTKNLVAAVNSRLSALSFHMREYYWVDMKKINEIYRYKTEEYSTDAVNKFNIYPEQIPAWLVDWISDEGGYFIGNLQPAHMDFRFFTLGNLWTIVSSLGTSKQNQGILNLIEAKWDDLVGQMPLKICYPALEGEEWRIITGSDPKNTPWSYHNGGSWPTLLWQFTLACIKMGRPDLAQKAVDLAEKRISADRWPEYYDTRNGKFIGKQSRLMQTWTIAGFLTSKMLLENPEKASFLFWEEDFELLQNCVCMLDKSGRRKCSRFASRSQILV; this is encoded by the exons ATGACTACTGGTAGCTGTATTGGAATCTCTACCATGAGACCTTGTCGTAGAATCCTAGGTAGCTACAAAAGCTCATCGCTTTTCGGGTTTTCTCCAACCAAGTTCAAGGATTCATCATCAATCATGGGAATCATGACTAAATCATGTCATCCCAAATCATGTCATCGTCATAGATACCATACCTGTAATAGTGATACTCAGATTGTAGGGTACATAAGTGTGATCAATCCGAATCGGAGAGATTTTAGCGTCTCCGGTCCGAATTGGGGTCTTTCTAGGAGTTTTAGCACTAGATTCTGTGTCAATATTGGTAGTATTAGGCCTAGGGTTGTTTCAATGATACCGAATGTAGCTTCGGATTTTAGAAACCAGTCTACTTCGGTTGATTCTCATTCTAATGACACAAGCTTTGAGAAGATTTACATTCAAAGTGGCTTGAATGCGAAGCCCTTGGTGATACAAAAAATTGGGACTGATCAGAGTAAATTGGAAGAAGTCACTGAAGAAACAAGTGATGGatcaaatataaatatacatagtTTCAAGGATTTGAGTGACAATAAGGTTAAGAAGGAGTTGTCTGAGATTGAAAAGGAAGCTTGGAAGTTGCTTCATGGTGCTGTTGTCACTTACTGTGGGAATCCGGTTGGGACTGTTGCAGCTAATGATCCTGCTGAAAAACAACCACTGAATTATGATCAAGTCTTTCTCCGTGATTTCGTTCCATCGGCACTTGCCTTTCTGCTCAATGGCGAAGGAGAAATTGTCAAGAATTTTCTACTTCACACATTGCAATTGCAG AGTTGGGAGAAGACTGTCGACTGCTACAGCCCAGGGCAAGGGTTGATGCCTGCAAGCTTCAAAGTTAGAACTGTGCCTCTTGAtggaagcaatgaagcatttgAGGAAATTCTGGATCCTGATTTTGGCGAATCAGCTATTGGCCGTGTTGCACCTGTTGATTCag GATTATGGTGGATTATATTGTTGAGAGCTTATGGGAAGCTAACGGGTGATTATGCATTGCAAGAAAGAGTGGATGTACAGACAGGGATAAGACTGATCCTTAAGTTATGTCTAACTGATGGATTTGACATGTTTCCTTCGCTGTTAGTTACTGATGGTTCCTGCATGATTGATAGAAGAATGGGAATTCATGGTCACCCTCTAGAGATCCAG GCATTATTTTATTCAGCTTTGCGCTGCGCTCGTGAGATATTGATAGTCAATGATTCTACCAAGAATCTAGTGGCGGCCGTTAATAGTCGCCTGAGTGCACTCTCCTTCCACATGCGAGAATATTACTGGGTAGATATGAAGAAGATTAACGAAATTTATCGCTACAAGACAGAGGAGTATTCTACCGATGCTGTCAACAAGTTTAACATCTATCCAGAGCAAATTCCTGCATGGTTAGTTGACTGGATATCCGACGAAGGAGGATACTTCATTGGCAACTTGCAGCCTGCTCATATGGACTTTAGGTTTTTCACTCTCGGAAACCTGTGGACTATTGTTTCTTCTCTAGGAACATCGAAACAGAACCAAGGCATTCTGAATTTAATAGAGGCTAAATGGGATGATCTTGTTGGCCAGATGCCTCTTAAGATATGTTATCCAGCACTGGAAGGCGAGGAATGGCGCATCATCACCGGTAGTGACCCCAAGAACAC CCCGTGGTCGTATCACAATGGTGGATCTTGGCCAACACTTCTCTGGCAG TTCACATTGGCATGTATCAAGATGGGAAGGCCTGATTTGGCCCAGAAGGCTGTTGATTTAGCCGAGAAGAGGATTTCTGCGGACAGATGGCCGGAGTATTATGATACTCGAAATGGAAAGTTCATTGGCAAACAATCTCGGCTGATGCAAACGTGGACCATCGCCGGTTTCCTGACCTCAAAGATGCTCCTAGAGAATCCAGAGAAGGCATCCTTCTTGTTCTGGGAGGAGGATTTTGAACTCCTTCAGAACTGTGTCTGTATGCTGGACAAATCTGGTAGAAGGAAGTGTTCCCGCTTTGCCTCAAGATCTCAGATTCTTGTTTAG